TTTTAGAGGGAACATCCCGTTTAGAAGAGCTCTTTCGAGGAGTCCGCGAAAACAGCGGTGTTGAACCGGCCATATCGGTGGATGACCTTCTGGAAAAATGCACCTCCCTATTTGCCTCTTCCGGAGAGAGCCTTCTGGAGATTCAAAGAGAGTTGCGTCGTATTAACACAATTCATGAATTAAAAGATCTCGACAGGCTTATTACGTACATCGATTCTGTACGGGGAGAAACCACAGAGGGGCATGCTGATACACGTGATGTTCAGCCCCAAGAGGGACGTTCCCTTCCTCTTATCGATACGATTCTTGCGTTTTTTCTCGAACAGCAAGAGAGCGATCTCCTCTCCGATGCTGATACGGCATGGGTGGAACAGCAGCTTCGGGAGTTACAGGAGGCGTACCAATGGAACGAAGGGGGGAAAGATCTTCTTGAGAGTGTGTGGGATGATTTTCGCGTTTGTAAAGACACGGTGGGGCTTGATCCACTTATGCGGAGTATTCTCCAGGATAAATTAGTAGAGCTGAACTCTGCAGCCTTTGTAAAAACACCGGAGGCCCCGCGGAAAAATAGTTCTCAGGAAGAACCTGATTCACCCCAAAAGATTTCTCACGATAAGACCATGCGGGTAAAGGAGTCTACGGTTGACAAATTTTTATCCTTTGTGGGAGAGTTGGTGATTGTAGAAGAGATGTATCGTAATTTTCATGTACAACTACTTGATGAATCTCTTACACGGGAAGAGTTACTCTTTCGTCATAAAAAAATCACGGAAAATTTTCAGGGGTTTTCCCGGATGTTGCGTAAATCCATCATGGATATTCGAAAGATTAGTATTGGAAAAGTGGTAAAACGTATGCCCACCATTGTGCGTGAGGTGGCGGATACACTGAATAAGAAGATCGTAACAGTGATAGAAAATGGCGATATAGAAATAGATAAAACTCTTGTTGAAAAGATTGATGCTCCCTTGGTGCACATGGTGCGTAATTCCGCGGATCACGGTATTGAGCTTCCAGAGGAGCGTAAAAAGCAGGGGAAGTCGCCGGAAGGTACCATCCGAATTACTGCAGAAGAAGTTGACGGAGATATCCTTATTACGGTTAGTGATGATGGAGCTGGGGTAGATACCGATAAAATACGGGATAAGGCGGTGTCCATGGGGATTATCACTCCCACTGATACATTGACAGAAGAGGATATTCTGTCTGTAAT
The Chitinivibrio alkaliphilus ACht1 DNA segment above includes these coding regions:
- a CDS encoding chemotaxis protein CheA, producing the protein MSNSEIDLDVLIGFIDEASDDLTDVSEHILRLEEEADLETIQAVFRVYHSLKGNASYFGLFRVKELAHALEQVLDKLRNNELSLSGTVIKTLLEGTSRLEELFRGVRENSGVEPAISVDDLLEKCTSLFASSGESLLEIQRELRRINTIHELKDLDRLITYIDSVRGETTEGHADTRDVQPQEGRSLPLIDTILAFFLEQQESDLLSDADTAWVEQQLRELQEAYQWNEGGKDLLESVWDDFRVCKDTVGLDPLMRSILQDKLVELNSAAFVKTPEAPRKNSSQEEPDSPQKISHDKTMRVKESTVDKFLSFVGELVIVEEMYRNFHVQLLDESLTREELLFRHKKITENFQGFSRMLRKSIMDIRKISIGKVVKRMPTIVREVADTLNKKIVTVIENGDIEIDKTLVEKIDAPLVHMVRNSADHGIELPEERKKQGKSPEGTIRITAEEVDGDILITVSDDGAGVDTDKIRDKAVSMGIITPTDTLTEEDILSVMFSSGVSTAETVTDISGRGVGMDVVKTAIESSGGSIGVHTVRGAGTTFTISLPASVTTQIIQGLVVSSAGERLVFPVETVVTTLSSKDAHIHSYKATSHMMPLDDEIIAVKNLADLTGKGPGTQDGFVVVVEDSSKAKTALQVDAIVGISQIVLKDIGEALQPDFIAGGAVMGDERVALVLDVDALCQS